From Caminibacter mediatlanticus TB-2, the proteins below share one genomic window:
- a CDS encoding F0F1 ATP synthase subunit A, translating into MNELWLFFGFLGHDQYTQLIVHTIIAAILSIVVAKLATRNLQLIPSGCQNVMEATVSGMLYIGKDVANEEIARKYLTLAGSLAIFIFMANAIGIIPGFEAPTANVNLTLTLALIVFVYYHFEGIRAQGLGHYIAHFAGPVKWLAPLMFPVEILSHFSRIISLAFRLFGNIKGDDLFLAVLLMLAPWVFPLAGYALLTFSAFLQAFIFMVLTYVYLYGAITGQEEAL; encoded by the coding sequence ATGAATGAATTATGGTTATTTTTTGGCTTTTTAGGTCACGACCAATACACACAATTAATTGTTCACACTATTATTGCTGCAATTTTATCAATTGTAGTTGCAAAACTTGCTACAAGAAATCTACAATTAATTCCAAGTGGTTGTCAAAATGTAATGGAAGCAACTGTATCTGGAATGCTTTATATTGGTAAAGATGTGGCAAATGAAGAAATTGCAAGAAAATATTTAACACTTGCTGGAAGTTTAGCAATTTTTATTTTTATGGCAAATGCTATTGGTATTATTCCTGGATTTGAAGCACCAACAGCAAATGTCAATTTAACTTTAACACTTGCATTAATAGTATTTGTCTATTATCACTTTGAAGGAATTAGAGCACAAGGGTTAGGACATTATATTGCTCATTTTGCTGGTCCGGTTAAATGGCTTGCTCCATTAATGTTTCCTGTTGAAATTCTTTCACACTTTTCAAGAATTATCTCACTTGCATTCAGGTTATTTGGTAATATCAAAGGTGATGACTTATTCTTAGCAGTATTATTAATGCTTGCTCCTTGGGTATTCCCTCTTGCTGGTTATGCATTACTTACATTCTCAGCATTCTTACAAGCATTTATTTTTATGGTATTAACATATGTTTATCTATATGGTGCAATCACAGGTCAAGAGGAAGCATTATAA
- the flgK gene encoding flagellar hook-associated protein FlgK, whose product MAISSSLSTALSGLNAHQTAIQTTSNNISNASNPDYVRERAVFSTLPPINSIPGDIGTGVNISKIYRITDTFVFNQMVKTSQDLSKYSTMEKYLQQISTYFPDVEDKGLFQDIKDFFNAWQTLASNPNDGSAKIDLASKTQKLSDTIHLLANKIKDIQKQANEQIKTNIDEANNIIKQIANLNKQINSHEANNISNANELRDKRDALEKRLKELLGVKVFKNDTQSIYAQGEETIDYSKDYQITLGGYNLLNNETYHELKLIDFNGNNNIAIQTEDFKLKDITKSIDGEVGGLLQIRGYEFNEDTTPKDGYLGDLLSSLNALAQGLIRSTNSIYSYSAQQSVQTDSNYDVVSISPDLANKPLPTIEKILKHPVRDGNMILNIYDDNGNFQEDITIPIDKNKSINQIIDDINSALNGKTTTTAKLVNGQIKFVTPDGKESPNVLVKDDGSLLFSALGDIEYMPLNKINTTNLPIPLENGNFDVVVYSSDGNELARRTITVNMDSKDPKYSTLEGIIAQINTPNIDDNKDNNSNNDVDDYYTAKLLNGQFILSPSQTNTYIGLDNDSVNFGGAFGVNKFFDGDNAFNINLNQELANDPSKIHAYKAPNEGNNEVANEMLQMQFQTISFYKNGTKIENTISGFYRQTTSNLANQTQNITSKKETTQTLFTSIQNQYYSISGVNIDEELINLEKFQRGYQANAKVITTINQMLDALFGIKQ is encoded by the coding sequence ATGGCAATTTCATCATCATTATCAACTGCTCTAAGCGGCCTAAATGCTCATCAAACAGCAATTCAAACTACTTCAAATAATATCTCAAATGCATCAAACCCTGATTATGTTAGAGAAAGAGCGGTTTTTTCTACTCTTCCTCCTATAAATTCTATTCCAGGAGATATAGGAACAGGAGTAAATATCTCAAAAATTTATAGAATTACTGACACATTTGTATTTAACCAAATGGTAAAAACCTCACAAGACCTATCTAAATACTCAACAATGGAAAAATATTTACAGCAAATTTCAACTTATTTTCCGGATGTTGAAGATAAGGGCCTTTTTCAGGATATCAAAGATTTTTTTAACGCCTGGCAAACATTAGCAAGTAATCCAAATGATGGTAGTGCAAAAATAGACTTAGCTTCAAAAACACAAAAATTAAGTGACACTATACATTTATTGGCTAATAAAATAAAAGACATTCAAAAACAAGCAAATGAACAAATCAAAACAAATATTGATGAAGCAAATAATATCATTAAACAAATAGCAAATCTTAATAAACAAATTAATTCTCACGAAGCAAATAATATCTCAAATGCAAATGAACTAAGAGACAAAAGAGATGCTCTTGAAAAAAGATTAAAAGAACTTCTTGGAGTTAAAGTATTTAAAAATGATACTCAATCAATTTATGCACAAGGTGAAGAAACAATTGACTATTCAAAAGATTACCAAATAACTCTTGGAGGATATAATTTACTTAACAATGAAACTTATCACGAGCTAAAATTGATAGATTTTAATGGAAATAATAATATTGCTATTCAAACAGAAGATTTTAAATTAAAAGACATTACAAAAAGTATTGATGGTGAAGTTGGAGGATTATTACAAATTAGAGGATATGAATTTAACGAAGACACAACTCCAAAAGATGGCTATTTAGGTGATTTACTCTCTTCTCTTAATGCCCTTGCACAAGGATTAATTAGAAGTACTAACTCCATTTATTCTTACTCTGCTCAGCAAAGCGTCCAAACAGATTCAAATTATGATGTTGTTAGTATTTCTCCTGATTTAGCAAACAAACCACTTCCAACTATTGAAAAAATTCTAAAACATCCTGTAAGAGATGGAAATATGATTTTAAATATTTATGATGATAATGGGAACTTTCAAGAAGATATAACAATACCAATAGATAAAAACAAAAGCATTAACCAAATTATTGATGATATTAACTCTGCATTAAATGGAAAAACAACTACAACAGCTAAATTAGTAAATGGTCAAATCAAATTTGTAACTCCTGATGGAAAAGAGTCTCCAAATGTATTAGTAAAAGATGATGGAAGTTTATTATTTTCTGCATTAGGAGATATTGAATATATGCCACTTAATAAAATTAATACAACTAATCTTCCAATACCTCTTGAAAATGGAAATTTTGATGTAGTAGTTTATAGTAGTGATGGAAATGAACTTGCAAGAAGGACTATCACCGTTAATATGGATTCAAAAGACCCAAAATACTCTACACTTGAAGGAATAATTGCTCAAATCAATACTCCAAATATAGATGATAATAAAGACAATAACTCAAATAATGATGTGGATGATTACTATACAGCTAAACTACTCAATGGTCAATTTATTTTATCTCCATCTCAAACAAATACATATATAGGATTAGATAATGATTCGGTTAATTTTGGTGGGGCTTTTGGAGTAAATAAATTTTTTGATGGAGATAATGCATTTAATATAAATTTAAATCAAGAATTAGCAAACGACCCAAGCAAAATTCATGCGTATAAAGCACCAAATGAAGGAAATAATGAAGTAGCAAATGAAATGCTTCAAATGCAATTTCAAACAATCTCTTTTTATAAAAATGGAACAAAGATTGAAAATACAATTAGTGGATTTTACAGACAAACTACTTCAAATTTAGCAAACCAAACACAAAATATTACTTCAAAAAAAGAAACTACCCAAACTCTTTTTACATCAATCCAAAATCAATACTATTCAATTAGTGGGGTAAATATTGATGAAGAGTTAATAAATCTTGAAAAATTTCAAAGAGGATATCAAGCAAATGCAAAAGTTATAACCACAATAAATCAAATGCTTGATGCTTTATTTGGCATCAAGCAATAG
- a CDS encoding flagellar biosynthesis anti-sigma factor FlgM, with protein MIKKVQLNNYAFIQTNYNKNENLSEVNKTEKISKVEEIKKALENGTYKIDIHKTAIAMAKALMK; from the coding sequence ATGATTAAAAAAGTTCAATTAAATAATTATGCATTTATACAAACAAATTATAACAAAAATGAAAATTTATCAGAAGTAAATAAGACAGAAAAAATATCAAAAGTAGAAGAGATTAAAAAAGCCTTAGAAAATGGCACTTATAAAATAGATATTCATAAAACAGCAATAGCTATGGCAAAGGCTTTAATGAAATAG
- a CDS encoding rod-binding protein, producing the protein MDITNIANYQNKVSFTKTKNLERLKMECDKFEAEILRFFLKEAMDSKNELFPKTPGEKIYKSMYQETLADKMSGNFGYSELLFNYLKDKI; encoded by the coding sequence ATGGATATTACAAATATTGCAAATTATCAAAATAAAGTATCCTTTACAAAAACAAAAAATTTAGAAAGATTAAAAATGGAATGTGACAAATTTGAAGCTGAAATTTTAAGATTTTTTTTAAAAGAAGCAATGGATTCAAAAAATGAACTTTTTCCAAAAACTCCTGGTGAAAAAATTTATAAATCAATGTATCAAGAAACATTAGCTGATAAAATGAGTGGAAATTTTGGATATTCAGAGCTTTTATTTAATTACCTAAAAGATAAGATATAA
- a CDS encoding flagellar basal body P-ring protein FlgI, giving the protein MQKVLILIIFSTFLFSQTIKDISNIVGVRSNQLIGYGLVVGLKGSGDSSSKFTNQTLSNLLKNVNVKLDPKDIKSKNVAAVMVTATLPPFAREGDKLDVTVSSIGDAKSLEGGVLLITPLKGVNGKIYALAQGPITIGGFNLKGGKKQKHFTTTVKVINGATVERSVVWDIYHQNFATLSLKKSDFNLAIKVQNIINKYYKQQVAIAIDPRTVKLKKPANLSMPEFLAKIQTLPISIPKENIVVIDERTGTVVAGSNITIDPVVIMYGNFTIRIDKKTSVLELTQNLQKVKATPQDVIAILENLRASNALNAKIIIN; this is encoded by the coding sequence ATGCAAAAAGTTTTAATTCTAATAATTTTTAGTACTTTTTTATTTTCTCAAACAATTAAAGATATCTCAAATATTGTTGGAGTTAGAAGTAACCAATTAATAGGCTATGGCTTAGTAGTAGGACTTAAAGGAAGTGGAGATTCATCTTCCAAATTTACAAACCAAACTCTTTCAAACCTACTTAAAAATGTAAATGTTAAACTTGACCCAAAAGATATAAAATCAAAAAATGTTGCTGCTGTTATGGTAACTGCTACCTTGCCTCCTTTTGCAAGAGAAGGAGATAAGCTTGATGTAACAGTTTCATCAATTGGAGATGCTAAATCTCTTGAAGGAGGAGTATTATTAATAACACCTTTAAAAGGAGTTAATGGTAAAATTTATGCCTTAGCACAAGGCCCTATTACTATTGGAGGATTTAATTTAAAAGGCGGTAAAAAACAAAAACACTTCACTACAACAGTTAAAGTTATAAATGGTGCAACTGTTGAGAGGTCTGTTGTATGGGATATTTATCATCAAAATTTTGCAACATTATCTCTTAAAAAGAGTGATTTTAATTTAGCAATAAAGGTTCAAAACATAATAAATAAATACTATAAACAGCAAGTTGCAATTGCAATTGATCCTAGAACTGTTAAATTAAAAAAACCAGCAAATCTTTCAATGCCAGAATTTTTAGCAAAAATTCAAACTCTACCAATATCTATTCCAAAAGAGAATATTGTAGTTATTGATGAAAGAACTGGAACAGTTGTTGCTGGAAGTAATATAACAATTGACCCAGTAGTTATTATGTATGGGAATTTTACGATTAGAATCGATAAAAAAACAAGTGTTTTAGAATTAACTCAAAATTTACAAAAAGTAAAAGCAACGCCACAAGATGTGATAGCTATTTTAGAAAATTTAAGAGCATCAAATGCTTTAAATGCAAAAATTATTATTAATTAA
- a CDS encoding lysophospholipid acyltransferase family protein, protein MIDFDKTIPKKIKNSPINKPFTIAIKKLLKEKEVNQFLEENSHLSPIEFIEKIFEELNFDYKVSNSEIENIPTNGRVVIVANHPLAGLDSLALIHLVKKIRKDVKIVANSILKEIKPLKDLILDVDILDKKASKKSISKIIDSLNNEEAVIIFPAGEVSRLTLSGIKDGKWKKGFLQLAKKTKSPILPVFIKAKNSKTFYTISAINKPISSFLLIREIFKQKDKNIELKIGKLIAYEDYASINFKNKVMANLFRKHIYLIGKNKKGLFKTQNPIAHPENKILLKEELKNATLLGKTNDNKSIYLFTYSPDSPIMREIGRLREVSFRKVGEGSGHKRDIDKYDTYYKHIILWDEENLEIIGSYRIAEGEFVYKNYSKEGFYTNTLFEYNDNFIPILQKGIELGRSFIQPKYWNTRALDYLWQGIGKYLKANPNIKYLFGPVSISNMYPKFAQNLIIYFYKNYYSKQSNLVSPKNPFIITKEEEKEIKEFFDLNNKKEDFLKLRNLLKSQHLTIPTLYKQYPELFEDEGIDFVSFNVDENFNCVDSFIVANLDYMKEKKKKRYIN, encoded by the coding sequence ATGATAGATTTTGATAAAACAATTCCAAAAAAAATAAAAAATTCTCCAATAAACAAACCTTTTACAATAGCAATAAAAAAACTTTTAAAAGAAAAAGAAGTCAATCAATTTTTAGAAGAAAATTCTCATCTAAGTCCAATAGAGTTTATTGAAAAAATCTTTGAAGAATTAAATTTTGATTATAAAGTATCAAATAGCGAAATTGAAAACATTCCAACAAATGGTAGAGTGGTAATAGTTGCTAATCATCCATTAGCAGGTCTTGATTCATTAGCTCTAATTCATTTAGTGAAAAAAATAAGAAAAGATGTAAAAATAGTAGCAAATTCTATTCTAAAAGAAATTAAACCTCTAAAAGATTTAATTTTAGATGTAGATATCTTAGATAAAAAAGCTTCCAAAAAAAGTATTTCTAAAATAATTGATAGTTTAAATAATGAAGAAGCGGTAATAATTTTCCCAGCAGGTGAAGTATCAAGACTAACTTTAAGTGGAATAAAAGATGGCAAATGGAAAAAGGGATTTTTACAACTTGCAAAAAAAACTAAATCACCAATTCTGCCAGTATTCATTAAAGCAAAAAATTCAAAAACTTTTTATACCATTTCTGCAATTAATAAACCAATTTCATCATTTTTATTAATTAGAGAAATTTTTAAACAAAAAGATAAAAATATAGAGCTTAAAATTGGTAAATTGATTGCATATGAAGATTATGCAAGTATAAACTTTAAAAATAAAGTTATGGCAAATCTTTTTAGAAAACACATTTATTTGATTGGGAAAAATAAAAAAGGATTGTTTAAAACACAAAACCCAATAGCTCATCCTGAAAATAAAATATTATTAAAAGAAGAGTTAAAAAATGCTACTCTCCTTGGTAAAACAAATGATAATAAATCAATATATCTTTTTACATATTCACCTGATTCACCAATTATGAGAGAGATTGGAAGATTAAGAGAAGTTTCATTTAGAAAAGTTGGAGAAGGTAGTGGCCACAAAAGAGATATAGACAAATATGACACATATTATAAACATATTATTTTATGGGATGAAGAAAATTTAGAAATAATTGGAAGTTATAGAATTGCTGAGGGGGAATTTGTTTATAAAAATTACTCAAAAGAAGGTTTTTATACTAATACTCTATTTGAATATAATGATAATTTTATCCCTATTTTACAAAAAGGTATTGAACTTGGAAGAAGCTTTATTCAACCAAAATATTGGAATACAAGAGCTCTTGATTATTTATGGCAAGGAATTGGAAAATACCTAAAAGCAAATCCTAATATTAAATATCTTTTTGGACCTGTTAGCATTAGTAATATGTATCCAAAATTTGCTCAAAACTTAATTATCTATTTTTATAAAAATTATTATTCTAAACAAAGTAATTTAGTAAGTCCTAAAAACCCTTTTATTATCACAAAAGAAGAAGAGAAGGAAATAAAAGAATTTTTTGATTTAAATAATAAAAAAGAAGATTTTTTAAAATTAAGAAATCTATTAAAATCTCAACATTTAACAATTCCAACACTTTATAAACAATATCCAGAGTTATTCGAAGATGAAGGAATTGATTTTGTTAGTTTTAATGTAGATGAAAATTTTAATTGTGTAGATAGTTTTATTGTAGCAAATTTGGATTATATGAAAGAAAAAAAGAAAAAAAGATATATTAATTAA
- a CDS encoding MFS transporter, with protein sequence MIYLSLLMAIRFLGLFIVMPVLAIYAMHLTGATEFSVGIALGAYALSQVFLQIPFGKLADKYNKKIILVFGLFLLFLGSIVCAFSTNIYMLIFGRLLQGAGAIGGVILAYISDLTDENTRAKAFARMGQFIALSFALSMILGPTIGAKYGVDKLFLLTAILALISIFITLTKIPNPPKITHHMQKASLKEIITNKELLKLFFSGFMQKGLMSTFFLLIPLIFTQKFGYLKTELWKVYIPALIFGFFALPLGAILAEKKGKGKLVFILSAISITTALILFLIGYQLNNYFIAQLGVIIFFFGFNLLEPVLQSFVSKVAFASQKATALSISNTIQYLGIFLGGAVAGYFLKHSMLKTFLIIATIVGIIWIIALLSMKPIQKFKVVEYEKFDKNFIEELKLEKNVYDFYEKDGKLIVRYID encoded by the coding sequence ATGATTTATTTAAGCTTACTTATGGCAATTCGTTTTTTAGGTCTTTTTATTGTAATGCCAGTACTTGCAATTTATGCAATGCATTTAACAGGTGCTACTGAATTTAGTGTTGGTATTGCTCTTGGAGCATATGCATTATCACAAGTTTTTTTACAAATTCCTTTTGGGAAACTTGCAGATAAATACAATAAAAAAATAATTTTAGTTTTTGGACTTTTTTTACTTTTTCTTGGGAGTATAGTTTGTGCTTTTTCTACTAATATTTATATGCTAATTTTTGGTAGGCTTCTTCAAGGCGCTGGTGCTATTGGAGGAGTTATACTTGCATATATTTCTGATTTAACAGATGAAAATACCCGTGCAAAAGCATTTGCAAGAATGGGACAATTTATTGCTCTTAGTTTTGCTTTGTCTATGATACTTGGGCCTACAATTGGTGCTAAATATGGAGTTGATAAATTATTTTTATTAACTGCTATCTTAGCTTTAATTTCTATTTTTATAACACTAACAAAAATCCCAAATCCTCCTAAAATAACTCATCATATGCAAAAAGCGTCTCTAAAAGAGATAATAACAAATAAAGAGCTATTAAAACTATTTTTTTCTGGGTTTATGCAAAAAGGATTAATGAGTACATTTTTCTTACTTATCCCTTTAATTTTTACACAAAAATTTGGTTATTTAAAAACTGAACTTTGGAAGGTTTATATCCCAGCACTTATCTTTGGATTTTTTGCTCTGCCTCTTGGTGCAATTTTGGCTGAGAAAAAAGGAAAAGGAAAATTAGTATTTATTTTATCAGCTATATCTATTACCACTGCTCTTATCTTATTTTTAATTGGATATCAACTAAATAACTATTTTATTGCTCAACTTGGAGTGATAATATTTTTCTTTGGATTTAATCTACTCGAACCTGTCCTTCAAAGCTTTGTAAGTAAAGTAGCTTTTGCTTCCCAAAAAGCAACAGCTTTATCTATTTCAAATACTATTCAATATTTAGGAATTTTCTTAGGTGGAGCAGTTGCTGGATATTTTCTAAAACATTCAATGTTAAAAACATTTTTAATTATTGCAACAATTGTAGGGATTATTTGGATAATAGCTTTACTATCAATGAAACCAATTCAAAAATTCAAAGTTGTAGAATATGAAAAATTTGATAAGAACTTTATTGAAGAATTAAAACTTGAAAAAAATGTATATGATTTTTATGAAAAAGATGGAAAATTAATAGTTAGATATATTGATTAG
- a CDS encoding histidinol-phosphatase, which translates to MVDLHNHTPLCNHAEGNPQEYIDNAIKKNIVVYGFADHAPMEFDKKYRMSFEDMPKYEKLIKNLKKEYEDKIKILVGYEVDFTPKKYLDKRVLEANVDYLIGSVHFLDNWGFDNPEFLKEWNKRDVDDVYKEYFSLIEEMANSKLFQIVGHLDLIKVFGYKPKKNIKDLAKNAIKAIKKADMTIEINTAGLRKPVKELYPSDELLEMILEENINLTLSSDAHSPNQVGFASDETINKLKSLGVSELIFYENKQKERIKLI; encoded by the coding sequence ATGGTCGATTTACACAACCATACACCTCTTTGTAATCATGCTGAGGGTAACCCCCAAGAATATATCGACAACGCAATAAAAAAAAATATAGTTGTTTATGGATTTGCAGACCACGCTCCAATGGAATTTGACAAGAAATATAGAATGAGTTTTGAAGATATGCCTAAATACGAAAAATTAATAAAAAATTTAAAAAAAGAATATGAAGATAAGATAAAAATTTTAGTTGGTTATGAAGTGGATTTTACTCCAAAAAAATATTTAGATAAAAGAGTATTAGAAGCTAATGTTGATTATTTAATTGGAAGTGTGCATTTTTTAGATAATTGGGGGTTTGATAATCCAGAGTTTTTAAAAGAGTGGAATAAAAGAGATGTTGATGATGTTTATAAAGAGTATTTTAGTTTAATTGAAGAGATGGCTAATTCAAAACTTTTTCAGATAGTAGGCCATTTAGATTTAATAAAAGTCTTTGGATATAAACCAAAAAAAAATATAAAAGACCTTGCAAAAAATGCTATAAAAGCTATCAAAAAAGCAGATATGACAATAGAAATAAACACAGCTGGTCTTAGAAAGCCTGTAAAAGAATTATATCCAAGCGATGAACTACTTGAAATGATTTTAGAAGAAAATATTAATTTAACTTTATCAAGTGATGCTCATTCACCAAATCAAGTAGGATTTGCATCTGATGAAACAATTAATAAGCTTAAAAGCTTAGGAGTTAGTGAGTTAATTTTTTATGAAAATAAGCAAAAAGAGAGGATTAAATTAATTTAA
- a CDS encoding peptidase U32 family protein, protein MKKVELLAPAGDFEKLKIAIEYGADAVYAGVSHFSLRCHSGKEFDYETFKEAVDYAHKKGVKVYATVNSFPFENQLPIVESHIKTLKEIGVDAMIVSTLGVIKKAKEIAPDIDLHLSTQANALNSWDYEAYRDLGIKRIIAARETTLKDLIKIKEKVPDVEIEIFVHGAMCFAYSGRCLLSAVQFGRNPNKGSCANDCRYPYVLYAENPETGTMFKLEEYEDGTYIMNAKDLCLINHIPEILESGVVDSVKIEGRTKAPYYVAVITKAYRDAIDEYYKWKMENGKWKINVEKYMNEILTTKNRGLTDAYLVKRPYERNDTQNLKTSLTYGDYQVSGIVNEDGLTFMCKYKTYPGDELEILLPKNVTISECENEIGKIYQKDGKWYLKLYKIVTANGKELEAVHSGNLNPIKLPFKLPYLTFLRKKVDFSPNGV, encoded by the coding sequence TTGAAGAAAGTTGAACTATTAGCACCAGCCGGAGATTTTGAGAAGTTAAAAATAGCAATTGAGTATGGGGCTGATGCTGTTTATGCAGGGGTTAGTCATTTCTCACTTAGATGTCATAGTGGTAAAGAGTTTGATTACGAAACTTTTAAAGAGGCTGTTGATTATGCTCACAAAAAAGGTGTAAAAGTTTATGCAACGGTTAATTCTTTTCCTTTTGAAAATCAGCTTCCAATAGTTGAGAGTCATATTAAAACATTAAAAGAAATTGGAGTTGATGCAATGATTGTATCAACTCTTGGAGTTATTAAAAAAGCAAAAGAAATTGCACCTGATATTGATTTGCATCTCTCAACTCAAGCAAATGCACTAAACTCTTGGGATTATGAAGCATATAGAGATTTAGGAATTAAAAGAATTATTGCTGCAAGAGAGACTACTCTTAAAGATTTAATAAAAATTAAAGAAAAAGTTCCTGATGTGGAGATAGAAATATTTGTTCATGGAGCAATGTGTTTTGCTTATAGTGGAAGATGCTTACTTAGTGCAGTTCAATTTGGAAGAAATCCAAATAAAGGTAGTTGTGCTAATGATTGTAGATACCCATATGTTTTGTATGCTGAAAATCCAGAAACAGGGACTATGTTTAAATTAGAAGAGTACGAAGATGGTACTTACATTATGAATGCAAAGGATTTATGTCTTATAAATCATATACCTGAAATTTTAGAAAGTGGTGTAGTTGATAGTGTAAAAATAGAAGGTCGCACAAAAGCTCCATATTATGTAGCAGTAATTACAAAAGCATATAGAGATGCTATTGATGAATATTATAAATGGAAAATGGAAAATGGAAAATGGAAAATTAATGTAGAAAAATATATGAACGAGATTTTAACAACTAAAAATAGAGGTTTAACTGATGCTTATTTAGTAAAAAGACCATATGAGAGAAATGATACTCAAAACTTAAAAACATCTCTCACTTATGGAGATTATCAAGTAAGTGGAATTGTAAATGAAGATGGATTAACTTTTATGTGTAAATATAAAACATATCCGGGTGATGAATTAGAGATATTACTACCTAAAAATGTTACAATTTCAGAATGTGAAAATGAAATAGGTAAAATTTATCAAAAAGATGGTAAATGGTATTTAAAACTATATAAAATTGTAACTGCAAATGGTAAAGAGTTAGAAGCGGTCCATAGTGGTAATTTAAATCCAATTAAATTACCTTTTAAATTGCCATATTTAACATTTTTAAGAAAAAAAGTTGATTTTAGTCCAAATGGAGTATAA
- the purE gene encoding 5-(carboxyamino)imidazole ribonucleotide mutase codes for MRFISVLMGSKSDYEIMKEAVKVLEKFQIPYELIITSAHRTPERTHDYVKNAEKRGAQVFICGAGMAAHLAGVVASLTTRPVIGVPMPSGMMDGLDALLSTVQMPGGMPVATLAVGKAGAKNAAYLALQILANSDDELKAKLEEDRIAQAKKVELDSKEVEVRLD; via the coding sequence ATGAGATTTATTAGTGTACTAATGGGAAGTAAGAGTGATTATGAGATTATGAAAGAAGCTGTAAAGGTGCTTGAAAAGTTTCAAATTCCATATGAATTAATTATTACATCAGCTCATAGAACTCCTGAGAGGACTCATGATTATGTAAAAAATGCAGAAAAAAGAGGAGCTCAGGTATTTATTTGTGGAGCTGGAATGGCTGCTCATTTAGCAGGTGTTGTAGCATCTCTAACAACAAGACCTGTTATTGGTGTGCCAATGCCAAGTGGTATGATGGATGGTCTTGATGCACTTTTATCAACTGTTCAAATGCCAGGAGGAATGCCAGTTGCAACTCTTGCTGTTGGTAAAGCTGGGGCTAAAAATGCTGCTTATCTTGCACTTCAAATTTTAGCTAACTCAGATGATGAGCTTAAAGCAAAGCTTGAAGAAGATAGAATTGCACAAGCTAAAAAAGTTGAACTTGATAGTAAAGAAGTAGAAGTAAGACTTGATTGA
- a CDS encoding DUF3972 domain-containing protein, producing the protein MQTWLTINEFSKLTGKSKKEIINLCKEKKLNCKKQDNNIFIEVESMAKALVPLPELEVIEKEQSIAEKTIAMLLTLHEKVLMSKDETINALKEENKFLKESIYSIQEDYEQQKKTIDRLQKQLEICQEELEFCKRKYKLMWGKVLSKADEKEDECLNKKE; encoded by the coding sequence ATGCAAACTTGGCTTACTATAAATGAATTTTCAAAACTTACAGGGAAAAGCAAAAAAGAGATAATTAATTTATGTAAAGAAAAAAAACTCAATTGTAAAAAACAAGATAACAATATCTTTATAGAAGTAGAATCTATGGCAAAGGCTCTTGTACCTCTGCCAGAACTTGAAGTAATTGAAAAAGAACAATCAATAGCAGAAAAAACTATTGCAATGCTTTTAACTCTTCACGAAAAAGTTTTAATGAGTAAAGATGAAACAATAAATGCGTTAAAAGAAGAAAATAAGTTTTTAAAAGAATCTATTTATTCAATTCAAGAAGATTACGAACAGCAAAAAAAGACAATTGATAGACTTCAAAAACAGCTTGAAATTTGTCAAGAAGAACTTGAATTTTGTAAAAGAAAATATAAACTTATGTGGGGAAAAGTTTTAAGTAAAGCAGATGAAAAGGAGGATGAATGTCTCAACAAAAAAGAGTAG
- a CDS encoding glutaredoxin family protein, which yields MSQQKRVVLFTAPGCIWCTRAEQFFKKNKIKYRKIDISKDLKAAKDCERHGCRGVPVILVGSRWICGFNESAIKKELGIK from the coding sequence ATGTCTCAACAAAAAAGAGTAGTACTTTTTACAGCACCTGGATGTATTTGGTGTACAAGAGCTGAGCAATTTTTTAAAAAAAATAAAATCAAATATAGAAAAATTGATATAAGCAAAGACCTTAAAGCTGCAAAAGATTGTGAAAGGCACGGATGTAGGGGAGTGCCTGTAATTTTAGTAGGTAGCAGATGGATATGTGGATTTAATGAATCAGCTATAAAAAAAGAACTTGGTATAAAATGA